AACAATGAAGTTTAGATTCCTCTTCCCAAAATTTCACATATAAAGTTCAAGTGCAATTCAAAATCCAAGTATCATTTATACTACATACTTTTTCTATCAATAATTCTTCTTTGCAGGTAGTTTCTTCAAAAAAGATGAACAGGGGTCTTCGTGGTTAaacccaacatcttctttatgCGGTAGATGAATACGGTTCCTTTTCTAAAACAAACGCTTCTCTATGATAAACTGAAAATAAAGTTGTGCAGCCAAAATATGGATCGTCAACTGGATGTGTTCTGGAATTCCAAGATACTTTGCTTCGAggtgaaaaaaaaattcccatcaAATATTGGAGATTATAAAACAATAGTTATTCTTCAATATACAATTTAAGATAAAGATGGGCAGGAAATCTTAAAGTCAGCAAAAATGTTTCTACAGTCAAACTCAATACAATATTTGACAGGAATGCGAAAGAacccaaaataaaacaaatactcCTGGGAAAAAAAGCACTAGAAGTTATTTGTATGGTCGTAGAAATCTGGAAACTTTTGATCGCAAGAGCTTTATAAACGATCTTGGAAACATCTCCTTCGATTCTTGCGCTGTGTACTTGAAATAGTTTTGAGGATGGGCCAGTACATCGAAAAGCGCTTTAATCAATTTCTTGTCCTGTGGGAAACAGAAGAAGCAAACGCACATCATTTTGCAATGGCTTTCATGCCCTCCCATTTGGCTAGGCGGGTGGGTTGCTCCTCCTGCTCCTACCGGTGCGCTGAGCATGCAGCTCCGCGTTTTTGCCGAGGGGACGAGCgtgcgtgtgagatttggctatttttttgcctctgcgaccagttaggtcccacagagtgggccttctccgtgtcccgtcgactaaacaatgtcatctggcgggacccaggggaagagccttctctgtggtggctccgaccctctggaaccagctcccctctgagattaggattgcccccaccctccttgcctttcataaactccttaaaacccacctctgccgtcaagcataggggaactaaaacatctcccccttgcccatgttgttttgctgtttgattgactgtgtgcttgttttttatatatattgagattgttttatgaattacttaacttaaaattgtaattggattggtgggcattggatttgtcactatgtactgggttttttttttgctattgttgtgagccgccccgagtctgcggagaggggcggcatataaatccaataaatctaatctaatctaatctaatctaaaacccaccgaaatctcacacgtgtgtgtcccctcgcaagatttttcttcctgcccatgcgcagaagcaaaatctctcagATGCGCACACACGGCAGAGATGttgagctgcgcgcacagctcaattttcgcAATTGGTACAATGGCATCAACTATACTGGTAGGAACcctgggcgtttgcccaggttcgcctggtgcaccagttgcggccctatttggacagggagtcactgctcacagtcattcacgtccttatcaccttgaggttcaacaactgcagcgctctctacatggggctacctttaaagagtgttcagaaacttcagattgtgcagaacacggccgcgcgagcagtcatgggtcgtccaagatacacccatgtttcgtcaacactccgtgacctgcactggttgccgattagtttctggacatcagaccagaatacctacgggactgccttttgctgcacgaatcccagtggtggattaggtcccacagagttggccttctccaggtcccgtcgactaaacaatgtcatctggcggggtctaggggaagagccttctttgtggcggtcctagccctctggaatcaactccccccagagattcggactgcccccacactcctcgccttctgcaagacccTAAAggcctatctatgtcgccaggcatggggcaattaatgtatcccctttctgaccattaagagttatgtgtggttgtgactgtattgtattgattgtttttaatgatgttctgccaggctctctggtagaggcctcccgaaaattcacgggtacaaatttcagacacacacacgtttgaaaattcaaaacaatgtcctttatcacaaaattcaaaagaaacaaagcaccctttttgtattgtaaagagcactcgtccccaaaacaaccttgtaggctgtacaagtcccttaatcagtccttaagtacttagctagtaactgtgaagaaacgtcacagccctccttcttcccatgaagtgaaacacacacatactttactctgctttggtgtcaaaggtgtgaaaaatccaccaacaaagttcagaaacagtgaggcacgatcctgaagaactgcgatcagataatcttccacaacggccaaactagcacgctgctatttatagcagcagctctaattactggagccccacccaaacacaggtggcctctcttatctcctgtaatatttcctcaattggtctcttcgatgcataagtctgcgcctgcgtgggtctaaaacGTCCTCATCTgtatcgactgaagataatggtgattggcttcctgggctgtgtgccaagcccccctcttccaagtcacccccaccttcttcttcgtccgaggaaactgcactccctgactctgccggcaacaaaacaggcctaggacatgttgacgtttcccctgcctccacctccacattccctggggcaggagctgggccagagccaaccacaacaaatgatagtgggtttttagtcatagtttttaattattagatttgtattatattatattgttcttttgttgttgtgagccgccccgagtcttcgcagaggggcggcatacaagtctaataaattatgattaattattattaaccTGCTAGTGCATTTGGCCCCCACTGCGTAAGATTTTCTTTCCCTAAGAATGGAGTCTCCCAATTTTAAGAAGCACTCTGCAACGTCTTAAGTAAAAGCCACTAGGAAAGACTAAGGATGAAAAACTCACTTTTAAAATTTCTTGGTGATTTTCCGAAGCGTATAAACGTCCATCACGAACAATGTCTTCTATTAACTGCTGATAGTCCTCTGAAAAGTGAATGGCAAAAGGACCAAATCAGTGGtttaatttccatttttttgctgACAACAACATCCAGGCAGATTAGTCACATGTTTTGAAGTGATCCTGAATTTAAACACAggctttttgtttatttaaatgtattttatttgtttattacatttatatgccgccgaTCTCCCTCTCACAATCTTGGCGTCAAGGTGCAGTCCAATGGGTtccgttggccttctccgggtcccgtcgaccaaacaatgtcgtttggcgggccccaggggaagagccttctctgtggtggccccggccctctggaaccaactccccccagagattagaacggcccccaccctccttgtctttcgcaaattacttaagacccacctttgtcaccaggcatgggggagttaagttatcctttccccctaggctattacaagttatgcatggtatgtttgtgtgtatgtttgtttttttataataagggttttttagttttttttattaattggattgttcatgttgttttaccactgttgttagccgccgcgagtctgcggagaggggcggcatacaaatccaataaataataataataataataataataataataataataataataataataattattattattataatggccttttaggacaacatctcagagaggggcggcatacaaatctaataaattattattattattattattaactacagGATATGGAGATAGAAACAGGAGCGAAATCCTCTGAAATCTGCTACTGGTTCCCTCTGCGCATTCATGCGCGCATCAGACATTACcacacagtgctgaaaaaagagCATTTTGAAGCTATCAGAGTCTGCAAAGTTAAGTAGAACAGCGAAGGGAGGGATTCAGCTGTGCCAGGGGATTTAGATTAGCTAGAACGTAGAaaatcctgctttctagctaatctaaatcCCCTGGCACAGCTGATCATcgcacagctgattgtcagatATACCGGTTTTCCTAAACCGGCAGCATTTTTTCCTACCAGTTTGAGCGAAttggtccaaactggtagcatttaacTTCTGGTTACAGGATCTTAGAAGAGAAACTGATATATTTCTCCTCAATGCATAAAACAAATAAGTAtgactgtatttatttttttgaggaaAATACCCTGAATTGGTACAAAGGCATCTTCTTTCTAGTAGAAATATGATAGGTCTCTCTTGAGTTTTAAGCATGGTTAAACATTTCATCAACAAATGGTTTCTAAAATTGTGTGATCATCCatcattaataaaacaactagggAAAGGGAGCCAAGTAAACTTTCAGTTACTAAAAAATACTTTTGGAGTACTTTCTGGATATTTAAGTAAAACAATTTGTAAATagtaattacagtgataccttgtcttaagaacttaattggttctgggacgaggtttgtaaggtgaaaagtttgtaagacaaaacaatgtttcccataggaatcaatggaaaagcgattaatgcgtgcaagcccaaaactcaccctttttgccagccaaaatgcccatttttgcgctgctgggattcccctgaggctccccttcatgggaaaccccacctccagacttctgtgtttttgtgatgctgcaggggaatcccagcagcgcaaaaacgggtgctttgctggcaacggaagtctggaggtggggtttccagcgaggggagcttcagtgaaattgcagcatcgcaaaaacacagaagtccttgaaaccccacctctggacttctgtgtttttgtgatgctgcaatttcgctgaggctcccctcgctgggaatcccaacctccggacttccgttgccagtgaagtgcctgtttttgcactgctgggattcccctgcagcatcgcaaaaacacggaagtctggaggtggtgcttcccatggagggaagtccagaggcggggcatcccagtggcggcagcttgggtttgtaaggggaaaatagtttggaagaagaggcaaaaaaaatcttaaacctcgggtttgtatctcgaaaggtttgtatgacgaagggtttgtaagaaaaggtatcactgtatatattcctGTATGGAAAATCATGACCAATACTGATTCTAAAAATGCTAAAGGAAAAGTAAGAGTCCAGGaaattttatatcctttcttctcTATTAACATGatttattttgggttttttatgcATATACACCTACTGTATATTAGAAAAATACTGGCGTATATTTTACCGTCATATGTTACATAGGGCACTTGAAATCCTTTTCCGCTGTTTCCTTCGTTTGATTTGAACTGAATCCACAATTTCCGTGACCGGGAGGTAAATGCTATGGGTCGCTCATAGGTTTGGCAGGTTTCATAGGTAGTAATTGATGTAGGTGAagcttaaaaattaaaaaaaaaaaataaacataaaagattttaaaacctTGCAAAAATAGAATTTAATGTACATTTAGCATTCTCTGTAGTCGAAGTTTAGCAAGAtctctatacagtagtacctcaacatatgagtttaattcgttccggacctgggctcgtaagtcgatcaactcgtatctcaaacgacttttccccataggaattaatgtaaataattctaattggttccagccctcaaaaaagtcaCAAAGTTAGTCCAAATTAtggagaaagacatgtttttaatgaagaaatgtacatgtacatatacagtgatccctcgattatcgcgagggttccgttccaagacccctcgcgataatcgatttttcgcgatgtagggttgcggaagtaaaaacaccatctgcgcatgcacgcccttttttcatggccgcgcatgcgcagatggtggagtttgcgtgggcggcagggaagacccagggaaggttccttcggccgtccagcagctgatctgttcggcagcgcagcagcagcgagcagacgaagatcggggtttccccgccgcccacgcaaaggggaaaccccgattcggctcctcgctgctgttgcgctgccgagcagatcagctgctgggcggccgaaggaaccttccctgggtcttcctcactgatgcccccgcttgcccgcccgcccgccgcccgccgcccgccagcaagagggggagagatagagaaagagagagaaggaaagaaagagatgagagagggaggaagagagtgtgagagaggaagaagcaagatatagaaagagagagagaaagaaagatgagaaaggaaggaagagagtgacgtcatcgggaacgagattgcgaaaatcgagggatcactgtaaatgaataataaagtttcttacacttaacttgtaaactttcttaaacttttacatttacatatgtacacagtagcctaatcatctgtttttgcctttttggctgcactttcacttggagcagctcttttcataagaaatttatccaatgacatctgcttttgcctgcttttcaaaatgttgcgaaagtgagtcaatgaggtgtcattgaaaagtgctgctgaacGACTCGTGGCTACTTTCTCTGGGTGATTTTTTTCGATGAAACCAACAACGTTCTCCCACTGCGCTAGCATCGCTTTTATTTCACTGATAGGAATGACTTCCTGTGGTTCCTGTACCTCTGTACCTCTGTATAGTCCTTCAGATAGAAATATTTCCTAATTATCCATGTTTTCCTGGGGACTGAACACTGAAGCTCCCCTATGCAAAACCTGTATTCTGTCACTGAGTTAAGACCATTATTCAAATATATCCCACTATCTTGCAGCTGATCTAATTAAACCGGCATTAACAGAATTTCAGGAATCATTTGTAAGTCTTATTTGGACTCGTGATTATgctagtccaggggtctccaactttgtaAATTTAAGTCTggaggagttgaagtcctccaggcttaaggttgccaaggttggaggctccTGTACTAGTCTATATTctgagtgttctggtttctggtagaagtttagtaattacaaataactctcattaaatgcatcatttcatgaataaagcaactccatttatttctctgctctcctgtattttcaacacattccagacatcactcggtccgttatctctctcttagccgcatttctcacattccttttcctgcttcacttagacaagatttatttcctaactacttAGCTGTAAAacgacagcagcactgactaaatacaatacaaaatacttggcttactttagcgtggcgaaaacacctacatatttcttttcagcaacgttgaaactccacccttcttctccactagccccctgacgtgccaaatacctcactacaatatttaacccattcctctccttaatatcttcttccagacctttgctctctacgtttctgaatccttctgaatttaggattaacccagcgagcgtctgattctccctcgctagatcctgaactcatagccccatcctgtggctggcttcccacctgttctactacctgtaaccccgggccccccactacttcataaacactatctgaatccaagtcctcaatatcttcatcatcctccaactgatcaagggTATGTACAACACTGAGTAatactaaataatgtcatttaatatttttttaaaatagtttttattatattacaaaggtTAAAAAGGAAGAGCAAATATATCTTGTTTTACATCACTGTTTCAACATACTTATAGTTGTATAATCATTGTGCTtatcttcttaattattttgtacagATATTCCATGTCATTTCAAAGCGAAAACATTGTTATATCAACATTGAGattaaattctaaactttctatatAAATACTTTATACACTTTATATACTATTGCCCTTCATTCGCCCGTACCCCCCCATAGAACTGTTTTGTAACAGTTCAAAATTTCTTTAATTGTTGGTATGCGGCATATGGCGGCCGCGGTTTTTAAAGGTTTTGTTCTGTCATACCCTTTATCTAAGGTCAGTTTGGATTGAGTTTAATATCGAATCAATTGAAGATTTTCAGAATCTATTGTTTGTTCACTATCATTGTTATTTTCATgtaagtcctcaatatcttcatcatcctccaactgatcaagagtatgtacaacactgagtacagtggtacctcaagatacgaacccctcgtcttacgaacaactcgtgatacgaacccggggttcagcaaaattttgcctcttcttacgaacttttttcgagttacgaacctgcgttcggagactgctgggaagccgcgcggctgttttaaaaggtaacagccgggcggcggggcttcccagaagcctcccgaacgccggttcgtaactcgaacaaagttcgtaagaagaggcaaaattttgctgaaccccgggttcggttcgggggggtgctggcaagccccccaggccggctgcgaccttttaaaagagccgcgccactttgcagctgtctcctgaagccgaacgcggaagttcgactttgccgttcggcttcaggagacagatgggaagcggcgtgggtgctttaaaaggtcgcagccggcctggggggcttgccagcaccccctcgaacccgagtttggggttcgggggggtgctggcaagccccccaggccggctgcgaccttttaaaacacccgcgccgcttcgcagctgtctcctgaagccgaacgcggaagttcggctttgccgttcggcttcaggagacagatgggaagcggcgtgggtgttttaaaaggtcgcagccggcctggggggcttgccagcaccccccgaaccccgaacccgggttcggggggggtgctgggaagctccccaggccggctgtcaccttttaaaacagccggaaagccgtttttttgcgggggggtttttggttgcacggattaattgactttacattgtttcctatgggaaacaatgtttcgtcttacgaacttttcgtcttacgaacctcctccttgcaccaattaagttcgtatcatgaggtattactgtaatactaaataatgtcatttaatATTGTTTGGAGGTAGAAGTAAATTGGAcagaagaaagcaaaataaaaataaaaaagatccaGAAGTGATTATTATATACAGGATGCAATTCTGCAGAGACCATGGTCATTATTCAAGACTAGCCATTTAGACACTATTGAAAGTGTTATATAGAAAATGTGACAAAAACTTCATCAGATATTGACTGTAGAGTCAATTCTCCCTACAGTTGTAGCTTCTAAATCAGGGTGTCAAAGTCACATTATCATGGTGGCATCACGTGATGTATCGGGACTTTCCCCCACCTTCGCTAAACCggatgtgggcgtggccagcgtcTGACGCATCAGGCCGGTGGGCCAGGAGTTTGAAATGATAAGCATTAAGTCAACACTATGAAGTTTTGCATAAATAAACATCACTTCTGAATCAGATAAATTATTCAGTGACAGTTTTCTGAGATGGTTTTCTGGCTTTTCAAGGGACAAAGCTTACCACTTTTTCTCATTACTAAAACATCACCACACTCATCTTCAATTGGGAGAAAGATCTCTGGAACCACAATGAGGATCCGTCTCTTTGGGGGTGGGCTTATATTCCAAGTGCACTCAACATTGGCTGGGTAATCTCCTGGATAGTTGGGGGATTCGATGTACCCTGTATAGTCTCCAAGTTCTCCACCACATTGTTGAtctagagagaggggggagagggagggagggagggagagagagagagagagagagagatatgaagtCAGACTGAGCTGACCTACTCGTGTTTTACTTCCCTGTTTCTGCAACAAGGATTCTCTTCATCTACTCATTGGTCTTACCTTTAAGAAGCTATACAACAGTAAATCATTTAGCAAATTAAAATTGCTCCATGAATATTATTTTGGATGATTTTACTTTGGGTTCTTGATctaactgttaaatcagaggctggaggccgatgaagaggataacagctctttatttaataattaggaacatctaaagtgaccagctcgcaggcaggtagtgacttaaaaaacaagcggccaaaaccgcacct
The Erythrolamprus reginae isolate rEryReg1 unplaced genomic scaffold, rEryReg1.hap1 scaffold_402, whole genome shotgun sequence DNA segment above includes these coding regions:
- the LOC139156191 gene encoding signal peptide, CUB and EGF-like domain-containing protein 1, producing the protein MTGQCSPGQFSFDGFKPCRLCPLGTYQSEPGRTLCFPCGGGLGTKYEGAVSFQDCETKVHCSPGHYYNSTTHRCIRCPVGTYQPEFGQNYCITCPGNTSTDFDGSTNVTHCKNQQCGGELGDYTGYIESPNYPGDYPANVECTWNISPPPKRRILIVVPEIFLPIEDECGDVLVMRKSASPTSITTYETCQTYERPIAFTSRSRKLWIQFKSNEGNSGKGFQVPYVTYDEDYQQLIEDIVRDGRLYASENHQEILKDKKLIKALFDVLAHPQNYFKYTAQESKEMFPRSFIKLLRSKVSRFLRPYK